The following are encoded in a window of Arthrobacter sp. OAP107 genomic DNA:
- a CDS encoding MFS transporter gives MTVANPSTTKELLDSPILKSAISKASFRLMPMLVILYVVAFLDRTNVGFAEAALEADKGISAGAYALGAGIFFIGYALFEIPSNLLLTRFGAKIWLARIAVTWGIVSACFAFVQDETSFVILRFLLGVTEAGLFPGVIMFLAAWFPNKVRVKMFAIFYLAQPFSQMMGAPLSGWLINIGDQVPGVQGWQVMFFVEGMLAVLAGIASFFFLINSPQDAKFLNKDEKKALQDVMALEDTVKEESGPRGVLAAMRNGRVWYFTIIYFCLQIAVYGVTFYLPQQVSQLTGQKVGLAVGLLAAIPWFFGIFACYFIGKAANTVIRRRVWGTGLFISTGLCIFGSAWAGANHLPALGIVFISLAVCSFLSIGPIAWSYPTAFLTGTAAAAGIGLINSLGNLGGFVAPILRTTVNQVTASDTGTMGVYALGVLPFLAAAMMIGTRKFKNKADDLLETSAAAKAGTAEDQALLEK, from the coding sequence ATGACTGTCGCCAACCCATCCACCACAAAGGAGCTGCTGGACTCGCCGATACTCAAATCGGCGATCTCCAAGGCGTCCTTCCGGCTCATGCCGATGCTCGTCATCCTGTACGTCGTGGCATTCCTGGACCGCACCAACGTGGGCTTTGCCGAGGCCGCACTCGAAGCGGACAAAGGCATCAGCGCCGGCGCCTACGCACTCGGCGCCGGCATCTTCTTCATCGGCTATGCCCTGTTCGAAATCCCCAGCAACCTGCTCCTGACCAGGTTCGGCGCCAAGATTTGGCTTGCACGCATCGCCGTCACATGGGGCATCGTCTCCGCCTGCTTCGCCTTCGTGCAGGACGAGACCTCCTTCGTGATCCTGCGCTTCCTGCTGGGCGTGACCGAGGCCGGGCTCTTCCCCGGCGTCATCATGTTCCTCGCCGCCTGGTTCCCCAACAAGGTCCGTGTCAAGATGTTCGCCATCTTCTACCTGGCCCAGCCGTTCTCCCAGATGATGGGCGCACCGCTGTCCGGCTGGCTGATCAACATCGGCGACCAGGTTCCCGGCGTCCAGGGCTGGCAGGTGATGTTCTTCGTCGAGGGCATGCTCGCCGTCCTCGCAGGTATCGCGTCCTTCTTCTTCCTGATCAACAGTCCGCAGGACGCCAAGTTCCTGAACAAGGACGAGAAGAAAGCCCTGCAGGACGTCATGGCCCTTGAGGACACTGTCAAGGAAGAATCCGGCCCGCGCGGCGTCCTGGCAGCGATGAGGAACGGCCGCGTCTGGTACTTCACCATCATCTACTTTTGCCTGCAGATCGCCGTGTACGGTGTGACCTTCTACCTGCCCCAGCAGGTGTCCCAGCTGACCGGACAGAAGGTGGGTCTCGCCGTCGGACTTCTGGCGGCCATCCCGTGGTTCTTCGGCATCTTCGCCTGCTACTTCATCGGCAAGGCCGCCAACACCGTGATCCGCCGCCGCGTCTGGGGAACGGGTCTGTTCATCTCCACCGGCCTGTGCATCTTCGGCTCCGCGTGGGCCGGCGCCAACCACCTCCCGGCGCTGGGCATCGTGTTCATCAGCCTCGCGGTGTGCAGCTTCCTCTCCATCGGCCCGATCGCCTGGTCATATCCGACGGCGTTCCTCACCGGAACTGCCGCCGCGGCGGGCATCGGGCTCATCAACTCGCTGGGCAACCTGGGCGGCTTCGTGGCCCCGATCCTGCGGACCACCGTCAACCAGGTGACCGCCTCGGACACCGGCACCATGGGCGTCTACGCACTCGGCGTGCTGCCGTTCCTCGCCGCGGCCATGATGATCGGCACGCGGAAGTTCAAGAACAAGGCCGACGACCTGCTCGAGACCAGTGCCGCCGCGAAGGCAGGCACTGCCGAGGACCAGGCACTGCTGGAAAAGTAG